In the genome of Juglans microcarpa x Juglans regia isolate MS1-56 chromosome 6S, Jm3101_v1.0, whole genome shotgun sequence, the window GGGTCCTCATTAATCTTGAGAGTGCACAGGCTTTTGATAAGGAGTTTTCCACAAATGCATAttggataatttaaggaaaaatccTCTATCTGATGGATTGGGATGCATATACTACTGATGGTAGTCCTATGGTTAATGGCCACAAGACAAAATTGACTAATTTTACTAAACTAAtccatgattatataaaatactcGGGCAATTCTTTGGTTAAAATAAACGAAGTAAATTTAGGTCGGATACTTTGCTTTGTGGTTTTTTGGAAGAGAAGCGTTACAACgacaaataaattttacttattcataaattgatatgatttcgtgtgatacgttaaatttactttacgataaaagtaattttacaatctgaatcgtatcaagtcatatcagtttgaaaatttatttttgtaaaatctctttctatccaaaatatttctcattcaaGAAATCAAACGGTTATGCTGTTTGATTGATCAAATTGTGTTGATTCTAAAATTCAACAACTGCTGTCTTTGGGTGCAAATAACTTCTTCACTTTCGAAATAATTGCTTATTCAGCACCTAACAAACTTTGGAGATGTGACTGCAATGCGTAGAAAGAGAATGATAGCATTAAGAAGTATAGCCCTGTAAAGGATCGAGTAGGACTCTGATTCAAAACTTAAAGAGGATTGTTTGATAATTTAACTGAATTTGGATCCTCTACAAACGGTTCAAACTTGGGTTTGTTAATAACTAAATGatctatttttctgttttttgagGGGCATGCAACTTCTTCACAGCATGAGTCATACAATGACATTATTGAAATATACACAGGTGCGCATACACCACCTCATCTCTCAGATCCAACAATGCCGGATGACGAGGTATGaaagaaaagctaaaaagttcCAATGCCCATATGCTCAAGCCACATCACTATTCATCCACTCCCAACATTTTCTTGATGTCAAGCTGCAGTAATGTTCAAAGTCAGAAGAATTACATAAACTTCTAACTAATTAAACGATGATATGTTGTTATAAAGGAGCAAAATAAGCGAACTGTACTCTGAGAATCGCGGGATCATTAATGGTGAAACTGGATTTTTACCTCAAGGCTAAGAGGAGAAGTTGTGGGATAATAACGATGAACAGCTTGCCCATCCTTGTCAACCAGAAACTTGGCAAAGTTCCATTGGATATCATCCCCAAATATTCCCCATTTGCCTGCCTTCAAGAACTTGTACACTGGAGCAGCATTCGTACCATTCACTTCAATCTAAAACAAGAGCGAGCATCATATCATCTTACAGGAATAGACAGAGACGAGAAGGATTCATGTAAATTGCTTCAAATGTGTTAAGAGTTCAAAGAATTGTAGTTGCTAATTATGGTAAGATTTAGATTTAAACTGTGGTATATACATATTATGAAACTTCCGGCTAAGACAAGTGCCTGTGTGCAAATCGCTCTGTGAGCGATTATAAGTAGGAAAACATGGAATTGAAGGTCCTACCTTATCAAATATAGGATACTCAGCCTTAAAGCGAGTGCAAGCAAACTCTAAGATTTGCTCATTGTTCCCTGGCTCCTGAGCTCCAAACTGATTGCAGGGGAATGCCAAAATCTCCAATCCTTAACCAAGGTAGAAGCAAGTACATGAATTTCTATTTCTACCTTTCATGAGTTTCTAgcatttttcctctttctagTTAGGTggatctcttgtatacttcccgTGTAACGGTAATAAAATCTTATACACAAAAAAAAGCATGGGTGTAATATGATTCCACTAAAAGAAAActtcaaataaataatcaaaccaATAAATAGAACAAATCAAAACATATGAGAATATAGATGAAAAATGGGCAAACCTTGATCTTTGTATTTCCCATACAACTGACTCAGCTCATTGTAGTTAGAATTAGTCAAGCCACTGCATAAAAAATGAACATTAAAACTATAGATCAAGTGTTGTGGCTAAACAGTAAGAGGCCGCAGTGGATAGAGCCACAATCGTTCTTTATCAATGTCCCTAGCTCAAGCATAATTCAAATATTGGctgactttctttttcaaatcggAATATTATCATCCAATGCAAATCAAGAGAAACTTTACGCACTGAAAATGACAGAGACAGAAgcaatttaaaaagaaaaagaagatatgAGAAGCTGTGGCATACCATTTGGATGCAACATTGACGATCAAGAGGACCTTCCCCTTATACTGGCTGAGATCAACGTCGTTTCCCTTAACATCCTGCAAGCACGAAAGCTAACTGAGATGTAGAACTGGTTCAAATTTATGAAGATGGATAATATGCACATAAAAGACACAAACTGATCTCAAAGACGATAATTCACCCAAAGAAAAGCTTGAGTGCTCCTTAGGACGACTAGGGTCCTGACTTAAAGATACAGCGATAAGATATCtatctttctttccttctttgttttttggccAAGCTTTTTTAGGGACATAATCCCGGTAGTTGGGGAGGTTTGAACCCCCAACATGGATCCAATGGTCCTAAGGACCAGGGGTGGTTCCATTCAGTCAGGTATAGATTTTGGTAGTTTAATTACTGCTGACCAAAGAATATCctaaataaaatcacaactttaTAGTTCTGTTCAGGTGAATTTTCCACTCCTACGATTATTCTCTTCCTTCGTTTTCTCAGCATCCAAACACATGATCACTTTGGCAGGAAGGCACGAACCGAATTTCACTATGAAAGTATGAATCCCATTAATTTCTCATTACTCAATTAGCTTATTTTACTCGATGCACAGATAGAACCGAACCCATTTCCTACCGAACAAAATATCACAGGCCCATATTAAAATCCACCGAAAGGAAAACCCACAGAAACAATAAAAGCATACCCGAAGTTGACTAAGGAAAACATATCCCGACAAACTAACCTTGACGGTGAAGTCGTGGAGCGAGTTGCTCTGGGATTGGCTAGCCATTGCTCGAATCTCGCAAATTACAGAACACAATCTGGAGAACCCTTTATGGACTTGCGGGGGACCAAAGAAATAGGCGAAACAAGTGAAACAAACGGGTTTGCTTGAAATTAGGTGAGATTCCCTCTACCGAGACGAAGGACAAGAAAACggggaagaaggagaagaaaacgGGTccctagattttatttttaaggaagAGAAAGCGACTCGTGGATTTGCTGAGTCAACTTCGGCTATATGGTAGGGAGTAGAAGTAGATAACGATGCAATTCACAAAGGGTACAGAACTACAGATACAGAGTATATTCGCTACGAATTCTGtccatcagttattatttatttttatgttttatggttggtttgaatttaaactaatctcaattcatcattataatttttttaaattttaatgtaaaatataataaataatttaatttttttaaatcttaaaaaaataataatattaaaaaataatattctaataatattttatcatctcaattcaactcaactcaactcaactcaacatccaaacgtaattattttttcatggaGTGTAGGAacattttttataggatgttgaagtattttttatacaGTATAAGGTGTAGAttggtgaatagtgactgatgtatagaatttttctattcacaatCAAGAATTTCCACAATATTAGGCCAAGAAAtttgggcttgtttggaaaaatttttcattccaaaattctgatctcatctctttcttaaacatcatttaaatacaaatgtttttaaattaatcattaatatttttacaaactttctaaaaaataaaaaacaattcaactttttcaaatctctaaacaaaaataatattaaaaaattatattataacaatattttaattttataatattttttattcaactttttctctcatttttcaaaaccttataaaatatttcaaactatctcactactattcacaaacttgtcttattactattcataaaattttcatttcatttcattcctcAAATATGCATGGTTTTATGCGTATGTGAAATAATAAAGATGCGGTGGttttatatattgaaaaaaaacagGGCTATCCCTTATTTTTCtcaattacctataaaaaaatatattaaaaataaatagaaagaaCCGAATCAAGACctttttttaaatgcttttaTTCCAATTTAAAAGAGTAGTGAAAAATAGATATGAAATGGGTTAAACAAATTTAATGttgtttgaaaatttacaaGCATAGTAATAAATGTTATAAGGATGATTTTATATGTTCATATTTCTTCAGATTCTTAAATTCAAATAAGAACTTAAAATGATTATCATctgtattttattattcttatgaGAATACATTAGAAACTACTTGGAATAGGGAGGAAAAGCCTAATTTGTATCCTTTTTGAGTCTCATTCAAGCTGTTAAAAAAGTTAATTGGTCTCCATCACTTCACACCATATCTGAAGGATAATACCATGATATTTCCCATGAAACTAAACTCTCACTTTGCGAAGGGTTGCATGGATGCGCTGCTCATAAAACAATAATGCATGGATCATGTGCTGCTCATAAAACAATGTTCGGTTTTTGGATTTGTCATAACCGCTTAAGCTTTCTTACTCTATAAACAGTAGTGCTCTCCTTATAGATAAATTTGGATAtcgtctttttgttaaaaagaaaaaaaaagtgtaatatGGGGTGAAACATTGTTGGAATCTGTAATTATAACATCTCAATGGAAGCCACAAACCACATAGTCTATAGTTCAAAAGAACTAGTTAATGATGCAATTGGAACTCCgttagaatcttataaagaacaaaaacttcttatttttaaataatgcgGGATCTCATATGTCATCTACCTTTATCTTTATCACAGTAATGAAACTAGCCCCACTATGCTTTGCATATAAAATTTGGAAGAAATcagtaacaaaaataaagaatcatTGCAGCCCCTATTGTGCAATTTATTCCATTCTGTTTACCCTCTCCAGCAGATTATTCGTAGCTATGGAAAACGCATCTTGAAACTTCTCAAGCTTTGAATGTGGATCCCCGTACAACAACCCGGGTAGCAATTCGTATACTATAAAGCTCCTGATATCCTCCCTCTCCCTCGGAGAAATCTTCATCAGCCTCTCCGCCACATTCAACTTCCTTTGCCTCACCTCTTCTTGGTCTATGAACACGGAATATTTACCATGATCCGGGGACAAATGCCATGGATACTGGTAGTAAGCTGTGAAAGGACAGAAGAATACAGGAATGCAACCAGACAATAAAGAATCAAACACTGATTTTCGTGTTGGGCTATCCCCAGGAGGCTGCAGGCAGAATTCAGACTCCATGAAAAGCTCAATGACTGGCTCAGGCTGATCACATGCCCCTGAACTGCAATTCAAAAACCGGCACACTTGATCGCCGGCAGAGTTGCATTGGCTGATTAATATTGACCTGATGTTGTCTGGTTGATCAGGGCGTGCTGCTCCAGCAAAGCTCAGAAGGCTTCTACGAGGTGAAGTGAGCATTTTCAATTGCCAGGAGATAATGTCATCATCTGAACGAGGATGGAAGTAGGTTGGGTGTGGAATTCCAATATCGTTTATATGCCATGGTTGGCGTTCGATCAAGAGCTTTATGGGATTTTGCATTTGATCAAGCTCTAAGAATCTAGTCCCCCATGGGGAATTATCATTTCTCCTGAAATCCCATGAAATCTTCCCCAACACAAAAACATGATCCTTACCAGAATTCCGAGCCCAAGGTCGCTGCTTTTCCATCCATGTTATGAGTTCTAATGACAAGGAATCCTTGACATCATTGGAGGCATTTTTGAAATGCCATCTTAGAATATCTAAACCGCCATAGAAAGGGACATAAAAGAGCTTGGCTTCATTCTCGTTGTAAACCCTGCATGGATGTTTCAAAACCCTCGAATGAAATATTGGCTCCAACATGTACTGATGAGTCTGATACCATCCTTCCCCAAGTTTTGGTATTGGCGGGCCCAatgcatcattttcaaaatacttgCAGAAATCCACCCATGGAAACATGTCACCGCACTGACCCACCAAGTCCTTGTTGAACTTTGATGGCAAATCATAAACATATATTCCCCGCCCATCACACGCCGGGTGATTCTTCTGTGACCTCCAGGATCGATGCAGCTGCAACTGTTCCTCAACGACCTTCTTAGCGTTCGCAATCTCCAGATCTCTGGATTGATCTACTCCTCTAATAACTGGAGAGTGTTCGTTCTGAGTAATGTCCAGAACCTTCACAGCATTTACAAccttgtctttatctttatcgaCTCTATTTTTAGAAGTTGGATTTGGATCGTCCAAAGCAACATTGTCCACCTCCACAGCATGTACAGCCTCCACTTTCCCATCTTTATCAACTTTGTTTTCAGAAACAGGTTTTGGGTCGTCCTGAACAACGTTGACAATCTCTTTTATGCCGCCATCAATGCTAGGGCCAATGGCGGTATTGTTGATTACCGGAATTGGGATATCAAAGTTTGGCTGTGTACCTGCAGAGAGGCAATAGAGGTTGTTGAGCTTCCGGGATGAGACGCAAACATGAACAACATTCCCTGACATAATAGTGGTGGAGGAAGACCATAGGTAGATTAGAATCAGAAGGAAGATAGCAGCAGGAATTCGATAGAGAAAGTTGATAAAAATGGAGTAACAGAAGCAGATTTCTTTTGCTGTTACTTTTTTGGATGGTTTTGATTTCTTCTTCGACATGTTAACTGCCATTTCT includes:
- the LOC121237636 gene encoding probable phospholipid hydroperoxide glutathione peroxidase produces the protein MASQSQSNSLHDFTVKDVKGNDVDLSQYKGKVLLIVNVASKCGLTNSNYNELSQLYGKYKDQGLEILAFPCNQFGAQEPGNNEQILEFACTRFKAEYPIFDKIEVNGTNAAPVYKFLKAGKWGIFGDDIQWNFAKFLVDKDGQAVHRYYPTTSPLSLELDIKKMLGVDE
- the LOC121237540 gene encoding xyloglucan-specific galacturonosyltransferase 1; the protein is MAVNMSKKKSKPSKKVTAKEICFCYSIFINFLYRIPAAIFLLILIYLWSSSTTIMSGNVVHVCVSSRKLNNLYCLSAGTQPNFDIPIPVINNTAIGPSIDGGIKEIVNVVQDDPKPVSENKVDKDGKVEAVHAVEVDNVALDDPNPTSKNRVDKDKDKVVNAVKVLDITQNEHSPVIRGVDQSRDLEIANAKKVVEEQLQLHRSWRSQKNHPACDGRGIYVYDLPSKFNKDLVGQCGDMFPWVDFCKYFENDALGPPIPKLGEGWYQTHQYMLEPIFHSRVLKHPCRVYNENEAKLFYVPFYGGLDILRWHFKNASNDVKDSLSLELITWMEKQRPWARNSGKDHVFVLGKISWDFRRNDNSPWGTRFLELDQMQNPIKLLIERQPWHINDIGIPHPTYFHPRSDDDIISWQLKMLTSPRRSLLSFAGAARPDQPDNIRSILISQCNSAGDQVCRFLNCSSGACDQPEPVIELFMESEFCLQPPGDSPTRKSVFDSLLSGCIPVFFCPFTAYYQYPWHLSPDHGKYSVFIDQEEVRQRKLNVAERLMKISPREREDIRSFIVYELLPGLLYGDPHSKLEKFQDAFSIATNNLLERVNRME